ctgtgtaTAAATAGTGGATTCTTTTCATTCCAGCATGAAATTTTTGCATGTTCTTCTCTCTTTAAAAACTTCGGCAAATCCACCTtctctcatcaattttgggcCGTATTTATCTCGGTTCGACGActagaagctaccacgagactcctaggaagattctctgcaatataggcggagtagatctttgatttgagtagtttgggaaacatctgaaaaccaaggtaagtgaattgTTTTGGAATTTCCATAACAAATATTGTCATTTTGAGCCTAGGAAGTGTTATAAGGGTGTTTTggctaagatttgaggaatttggaatttatGAATTACAGGGTCTCATTTTTTTGATTTTGAGTCGAATTTCAAGGAGCATGTAAGGGGAAATATTCTATAATAgccttttaataattttaaacaactagtttcgagtataaatttatacatatatacagcTATAATTTTTTAAACCTTGATGGTAttgaaatgttgtttttagataaataaattatattgggaaaaatcgtgtggttgaaaccatatttgataattaaatgattgtgagtaaTTGGGAATAAGGAATTGTTGAGACAGCAAATATTGTTTGACTGTGAAGTCTACTTGGTTGAATATACTAATTGATTGCGAatactgatgttgtgtatactatggtagaattgtggatgtgttgaatgattggtttgcgGATGACTTGTGTTGTGCTTCATGTAAATTGCgttatagcgttggcagtggtatgaggaggtcgttatatgggcatttatattgggaggtaaacattagCAGTGGTaagaggaggttgtttacctatttactattaaCGGAGCGGTTTTTTGTAacttgtgtggtttgattagtcctgtgtggaccaatcttgtgtggacatttatgctatgATTTGATTAGTCCCGTATGGGCCAGTCCTGTGTGGATATTTTTtctgtgatttgattagtcctgtgtggaccaatcctatgtggacatttttgctgtgatttgattagtcttatgtggaccagtcctgtgtgcaCATTTATGTTATGATTTTATTAGTCTTCTGTGGACCAGTCATGTGTGGACATTTTtgttgtgatttgattagtcctgtgtggaccagtcttgtgtggacatttatgttggGATTTGttagagtcctatgtggacgatTACATGATATGTGGATGTAAACCCTGTGTGGGTGAAATTGGAAATTGTATGATTATTATGTATGGAATGATTGTGATAAGGGTAtaagtgtgactttaattaatatAAGTGTTTTGGGTAaggtagattactccacccgagtgcttgctgaaaaaggcgagtactctggtaattatttatggatatcagagtagagggaagccacttgtatgggcaagtgatcttccccattctcggtggctttacctgaatacataacccgagggcttactgagaaaggtgagtgccctagtgttagcactagtgcagagggaaactacttgtatgggtgggtagatttctctattctcgggaattaccaataaaatattgatgattgtggaatgtgattggttggcaaagccgttgactttgtgtgattatgggcatgtTGTCTGAGCTTCTTGGGAATGGTGTGTACACTTCAGATggatatttttattgtatattaaacacttcaactACACAGtattgtaaattatttcttccttactgagaggtgtctcaccctatcaaatgttaaatcttttcaggttatccaggtgatcgagcttagatagctccagggcggggtagttttgtgagtgaaacAGGAacagttatgttttagtttttatagATCTTTATATTTCTTTCAAGCTTTGTAATATGGAAAATGTTATTGTATGATATGAGGTTTCTAATGTGTAAATATTTCTAGTATTTTATGTTCgaggtgttttattattattattattattattattattattattattattattattattattattattattattattattattatctgctgcgttattggtatcagagacgcatGTTATTCTCATAACACTTTAAGCCCCACGTGGCAGGTctggggcattacagttggtattagagcataacaGTCTTacggactttaggaggattaataccaaagtataggtttgagttaaacaagggtaggaatgggtataATAGGGTATTGAATGGAGTTTGAGGTTATTTCGTGATTTGGaggaagaaatcccttgacggacttctatgattttctgaatcagttgacggtttcagaaaaccacagtaaatccattgacggttatGTTTCTGAGTTGTGAAACCAAGATTTGGAATTTAAGCATTGGAAATTCATATGATTGTGGATAAATGGATGTTAGATGTTTAATAAAGAtatggatattaatttggttttccattatgatgtatattgaaatatataaatatgtggagattctaaattgcctttgttgtacatttatattcagggatggatcctagaggcataggcatggatgaaggaggaggaagcgaaatGGGAGCTTCCATCGGGGACGAGATTGACACTTCTCAGCTGTTATGAGGAATAGctcgtcaggttagggaagaaatgagacaGGATTTTGGGGGAACAAGTTATCCACCAATACaccagggttgcaccattgatTAGTTTACACATCTAAAACCCTtgtcttttgagggtggcaccgaTCCAATTAAGGCTaagatgtggatgcaagaaatggagaaaattcttGCTTTTTTGAATTGTACCGAGGAGCATAAAGTCCTCTTCACCACCTTCAAATTGGCTGGAGAAGCTAaacggtggtggcatgcaatgaaaTTACTAAAGGAACAACGAGCAGTGCCTATAGAAATGACCTGGGGTCGCttcaagcaggtcttctacgATCGATACTTTCCTACCACCATCAAAAATGCAAAGGCTGAAGAATTCTTCAGCTTGACTCAGGGGCGCCTCACTATTCAGCAGTACGCTACTAAATTTATGGAGTTATCTCATTTTGCACCTTCTGTGGTTCCTGATGAATATCAGAAGGCAAGGTGGTTTGAGAGGAGCCTGAATCAGAGGATCCACGAGCATATGGCGTGTTTACAAATTCAGGATTTCATGGAGTTGGTGGAGAAGGCTATGGTGGCAAAGTCAAGTTTGCAAAGGGGTACGGAGGCATCAAAACTAAGGAAGAGGCCTTCGTCTCCATGATCCCAAACAAATGTCAAGCAAGGGTCATGAAGGGGAGACAGAGATGTAGCAGGCCAGGGGTCAGAAAGAGGTGATCAAGGTCGACAGGGCGACTCGTCACGCCCCCCCACTATCCTAAGTGTAATTAGCGGCATTGGGAAAAATGTCAGGGCAAGAGTGTTGTATGCTACAAGTGTGGTAAACAGAGACACATAGCCCAGGAATGCCGAGAACCGCCAAGTAATGCACCAGCCCCGAACCAAAACTAGAAAGAAAGGAACAATTTGGTGCCTCGTGGCGGCGGAGGCCCGACGCatgtctatatgttgggtacacctgaaGAGGGCAACACTAAGGGCCCAGGTAATATGCTTATGTGTAATATGTTTACATTAGCATGTGTGTTAATGttgtttgactttgcatgatttgATGTTGCACATGTTAGAGTTGTTTGGAATTTGTGAATGTGGTTAATTAACTTAATGGTGTGTAAATAGGTGACTAACGAATTTtggggacgaaattcttttaagagggggagaatgtaacgacccaaaaaattttaattaatttgaaataataaggaagatagaaggAAAGGAAGAATAAATTCGAAAAGGTGGCAGCAAACATTATCGACGAATAGgctagtctcatcgacgaaagttcttcttagctcgtcgacaagggtacgtgtctcgtcgacgaggaattaccgagaggggttctttgGATgactaaaatttgtcgacgagttgggtgtctcgtcgacgaatcgacgtgtctcattgatgaatcccTGTGTATAAATAGTGGATTCTTTTCATTCCAAAGCGAAATTTTTGCatgttctccttctctctctaaaaacttcggccattccaccttctctctttgattctgggcTGAATTTATCTCGGTTCAacaatcagaagttaccatgagactcctaggaagattctctgcaatataggaaGAGTATATCTTTGATTTaagtagtttgggaaacatcccaaaaccaaggtaagtgaattgTTTTGGAATTTCCTTAACAAATATTGTcatttggagcctaagaagtgTTATAAGGATGTTTTGGCtcagatttgaggaatttggaatttttgaattatagggtctcgttttgttgattttggatCGAATTTCGAGGAGtatgtaaggggaaatattttacaatagcattttaataattttaaacgactagtttcaagtataaatttatacatatatacaggtataattttctaaacctcgACGGTAttgaaatgttgtttttagataaataaattatattagaaaaaatcatgtggttgaaaccgtttttgataattaaatgattatgagtaatgtggaatgaggaattgTTGAGATAGCGAATATTGTTTGGCTATGAAGTCTACTTGGTTGAATATACTGATTGATTGCGGATACTGATGTTGTATACTGTGGTAGAATTgtggatgtgttgaatgattggtttgcagatgacttgtgttgtggttcacGTAAATTATGATAcagcattggcagtggtatgaggaggtcgttgcATCATACCTGGTACAACcgtcatataatgttggcagtggtatgaggaggtctttatttgggcatttatattgggaggtaaacattggcagtggtatgaggaggttatTTACCAATTTACTATGAACGGAGTGGTTGTTTTGTAACTTgggtggtttgattagtcctgtgtgcaccagtcctgtgtggacatttatgctgtgatttgattagtcttgtgtggaccaatcTTGTGTAGATATTTTTGCTGCGATTTGATTAGTCCTATATGGACAAGTCCTGTGTGAACATTTTTGTTATGATTTGATTAGTCTAGTGTGGACTAGTCCTATATGGACATTAATGCTATaatttgattagtcttgtgtggaccaatcctgtgaGGACATTTTtgttgtgatttgattagtcttgtgtggacatttatgttggGATTTGTTAGAGTCCTGCGTGGACGATTACATGATTTGTGGATGTAAACCCTGTGTGGGTAAAATTGGAAACTATATGATTATTCTGTGTGGAATGATTGTGATAAGGGTAtaagtgtgactttaattaattaagtgttTTGGGTAACGTAGATACTCcacctgagagcttgctgaggaaggggAGTACTCTCATATTTATTTGtggatatcagagtagagggaagccacttgtacgggcgggtgatcttccttattctcggtgactttacttgaatacataactcgagggcttactgagaaaggtgagtgccctagtgttagcactagagcagaaggaaactacttgtatgggcaagtagatttctctattcttgggaattaccaataaaatattgatgattgCGGAATGTGATTGGTTAGCAAAGCCGTTGACTTTGTGTGATTATGGCCATGTTATCTGAGCTTCTTGGGAATGGTATGTCcactttagatggatatttttattgtatattaaacactttagccacacactattgtaagctatttcttccttactgagaggtgtcttaccccatcaaatgttaaatctttttaggttatcaaggtgatcgagcttagatagctccagggcgagGTAGTTTTGTGGGTGAAACTGGAACATTTATGTTTTCGTTTTTATAGATCTTTATATTTCtttcaggttttgtaatatggaaaaTGTTATTGTATGATATGAGTTTGCTGATGTGTAAGTATAGAACTCTGATATTTTatgtttgaaattttttattattattatccgcTGTGTTATTGGTATCAGAGATGCGCGTCattctcataacactccgggccctaCGTGGCGGGTTCGGGGCCTTATATATTTTGTTCTAGAAAATGTTGCTTTCAGGGTGTTCAATGGGGAACACCGCAGGTGTAGGATtcgtcacagtaggggattttagcaggaatcaggtaaggggaatatgctatgctaggcaattttattatgattcagtataaatcatatattttagcaaattattattcaaaccatatatacagttttccgagcctgataatattgatatttagttgtgtggcatgagtttaatattagatcagcacagatatataaaattttaaaaataccatgattttttcagtatacgtacagaaacttgtattttatagtattttcagaatattatgattatgaaccacagaaccataacattcagttactaTAGTTAATCTGATACTTCAGTCATTCAGTTCTGcagatattttagatattcagttattacagtctattcagatcagtttatataatgttatggttatttcagttgttacaaaatcatggtaaaaggaGTATTTTATaaatatcagttatttatatatagtatcagaccctgatggaccatattccgctagcagagcatgataccgtagctatattcagttcatagtgcaaccactactcagatagtatgtggtattcaaaaTTCAATCGTGTCTATGTTGCGAATAGgttccccatcaaatatgggttgagggggccgatctgactgtcagagttcagttgacttagcctggtaggccggCTAGgttaggtcctgcctttgggccgtacaaccctgtcatgaggggttatatcatgacttttagttatccatctagggaattttctcagttattatatatatgtatggtcaGCTTTACAGAAAATAGtcttacctatagatattagcagtattatgaaaataatattcagaaaaatcattttatgttaagcaacctaggtATGAATTATTTTGTAGCAGGTATACAAGTTTTATTCAGttgtgttatttatggtatttttctaaatcagattttacaagcatgtagtTCACTttccacacactaacaatagcatatttcatcttactgagcgtcgtctcatcccagtaaattgAAATTTTTCAGGttatctagttaggcgagcagaccaggctcgcggGTAGAAGGGCTACAGTGCTGCCCTATCAGCAGGGTGAGTCCTTTTAGGGAGGAGAGTATTTTTATATAGCCTTGTTAGgtggtatatgtgtattttgagaatagtttagcactctggtattgtattgtatatatgtggTTGTGGATTCATATGAACTCAGCTTCTCTGCTTAGGTTATAGTTAGATTTATATCAACTAAGTAACAGAGCAGTGTAAATATTagtttatatgtatattaaaaaaaattatttagcaggtcgttacatgatgcatatgagttctttgtGCTCTCTCCTAGGGATGGAGCTCAATTCCCATGAATATGCGATGATTATGTAATGATaaagtttaatattcatttagttttcactcatcctttaaaaaatattttaacatttattttatcataatcatcttatcacatggttttattttggaaaatgcctaccaaaatttcggcagcatgacGTCTGTAGTTTGAACATTTTCTCATTTTACCATGTACTTGAAACCTAGTTGTTTTCATCAAATATTTCATTtataagcatgcaacaacctaaaattcactaccagcatgcaattcacatcactacatccaccatgcaggaggcatttgaTACAAGCATACATTTCAGTAGACAATCAACTTaagatattcagtatagctcAATTGACTGTTCatgccattatatatatatatatatatatatatatatatatatatatttacacttTCCATCAGATTGATTGATGGATAGTAATTGACGGTGCTGAAGTCATATAAGCATAAGAGAAATAAAATTgtaagagcatttaatttaaagaattatgaagatgatgctccccttgagttatgtaCTTATCCAATGTATGTATTTTCTTATTTATCAAATTCTTTAGCTAAGTGTtgtaagattttcaatgatttaaacttgcCTTTACATGCTTtggcttaaaggaccaaaaagtcacaatcaatattccttcAGGTCATAAGCCTAGCTCACCTCTTTCTTATAAGTCTAAATGTGTAAGAGGCACAATATTGAATGACTTCCAAATTTAATCACATGTGCATAGGTTTCCTTGAAAtatatgcattcatctagattaagacctaggCAACCATGTTAGTCATTCAACACATTCAaaggatataaagctctaaaggattttaTTAAAATTTGAGAGCTTTGTTAGAGAAGTAGGATAAGTACacttaataataaaattttcatttagttcagaagagtatttaaaATGAGGTAGgacaaaatttataatattttcatattggTGAATATGTCCTAACTAATTAGGCAAAGAGCATGTAGGAGTGTATGAATATTTTTGAACAAAGTTCTTTAGTGATTTCTAATTTATCAAAATTGGAATGTAtgctttagatatgatcacaatgtagagcaaggatatgaaccactGACTAGGAGAGTCTTTACCAAATATGATTGTAGTTTGGCAAAGATTTCCTACAGAGGAGATGAACCAAAATTAGGGATTTATTACAATTTAAGCACAAaggaaaaattttgatttaactaGATGAAgatttgattcccttagtggatgcccctaatttTGATTAAGTAGAATGATG
This Malania oleifera isolate guangnan ecotype guangnan chromosome 11, ASM2987363v1, whole genome shotgun sequence DNA region includes the following protein-coding sequences:
- the LOC131167615 gene encoding uncharacterized protein LOC131167615 — protein: MWMQEMEKILAFLNCTEEHKVLFTTFKLAGEAKRWWHAMKLLKEQRAVPIEMTWGRFKQVFYDRYFPTTIKNAKAEEFFSLTQGRLTIQQYATKFMELSHFAPSVVPDEYQKARWFERSLNQRIHEHMACLQIQDFMELVEKAMVAKSSLQRGTEASKLRKRPSSP